A single genomic interval of Octopus bimaculoides isolate UCB-OBI-ISO-001 chromosome 22, ASM119413v2, whole genome shotgun sequence harbors:
- the LOC106872982 gene encoding general transcription factor II-I repeat domain-containing protein 2-like isoform X4 yields the protein MSDFRNITVLCLSFLSKKNKKRPMEIKKRKVEFECRNFNDEWTLNYFSLSTSENVFAYFAKKTFPSKKFQILKDTMKLAIIITAVLLGEDEVARLRNNLTKQSSFFVRKVEENERNTRASYEVSKLISENMKPFSDGKFFKRLLLKTEDVVCPEKKMELFSVISLSARTVTRRIGELAANVRSGLKNVLKHLEYYSIAIDETTDMKNTCQLAVFMRDITPEFDIVEEFVQLIPMKHTSTGADILKSKIKWFTEMNRNL from the coding sequence TCTTttttatctaaaaaaaacaaaaaaaggcccatggaaattaagaaaagaaaagtggaGTTTGAGTGCCGAAATTTTAACGATGAGTGGACACTTAACTATTTTTCATTGAGCACTTCGGAAAATGTGTTTGCTTATTTTGCCAAGAAAACATTTCCGTCAAAaaagtttcaaatattaaaagataCCATGAAACTCGCCATAATCATTACAGCAGTTTTACTGGGAGAAGACGAAGTTGCACGGCTGAGAAATAATTTAACCAAGCAGTCATCTTTTTTCGTTAGAAAAGTTGAAGAGAATGAACGAAACACTCGTGCTAGTTACGAGGTGTCGAAactaatatcagaaaatatgaaaCCTTTTAGTGATGGAAAGTTCTTCAAACGATTATTATTGAAGACAGAAGATGTTGTTtgtccagaaaaaaaaatggagttatTTTCCGTGATCAGCTTATCGGCAAGAACAGTAACAAGACGAATTGGAGAACTAGCAGCAAATGTCAGAAGTGGCTTGAAGAACGTTTTAAAACATCTAGAGTATTATTCCATTGCTATCGATGAAACCACAGATATGAAGAATACTTGTCAACTTGCAGTGTTTATGAGAGATATAACACCAGAATTTGATATTGTGGAAGAATTTGTACAGTTGATTCCTATGAAACACACAAGCACTGGAGCAGATATTTTGAAAAGCAAGATAAAATGGTTTACCGAAATGAATCGTAATTTATGA
- the LOC106872982 gene encoding general transcription factor II-I repeat domain-containing protein 2-like isoform X3 yields the protein MSDFRNITVLCLKSFLSKKNKKRPMEIKKRKVEFECRNFNDEWTLNYFSLSTSENVFAYFAKKTFPSKKFQILKDTMKLAIIITAVLLGEDEVARLRNNLTKQSSFFVRKVEENERNTRASYEVSKLISENMKPFSDGKFFKRLLLKTEDVVCPEKKMELFSVISLSARTVTRRIGELAANVRSGLKNVLKHLEYYSIAIDETTDMKNTCQLAVFMRDITPEFDIVEEFVQLIPMKHTSTGADILKSKIKWFTEMNRNL from the coding sequence AAGTCTTttttatctaaaaaaaacaaaaaaaggcccatggaaattaagaaaagaaaagtggaGTTTGAGTGCCGAAATTTTAACGATGAGTGGACACTTAACTATTTTTCATTGAGCACTTCGGAAAATGTGTTTGCTTATTTTGCCAAGAAAACATTTCCGTCAAAaaagtttcaaatattaaaagataCCATGAAACTCGCCATAATCATTACAGCAGTTTTACTGGGAGAAGACGAAGTTGCACGGCTGAGAAATAATTTAACCAAGCAGTCATCTTTTTTCGTTAGAAAAGTTGAAGAGAATGAACGAAACACTCGTGCTAGTTACGAGGTGTCGAAactaatatcagaaaatatgaaaCCTTTTAGTGATGGAAAGTTCTTCAAACGATTATTATTGAAGACAGAAGATGTTGTTtgtccagaaaaaaaaatggagttatTTTCCGTGATCAGCTTATCGGCAAGAACAGTAACAAGACGAATTGGAGAACTAGCAGCAAATGTCAGAAGTGGCTTGAAGAACGTTTTAAAACATCTAGAGTATTATTCCATTGCTATCGATGAAACCACAGATATGAAGAATACTTGTCAACTTGCAGTGTTTATGAGAGATATAACACCAGAATTTGATATTGTGGAAGAATTTGTACAGTTGATTCCTATGAAACACACAAGCACTGGAGCAGATATTTTGAAAAGCAAGATAAAATGGTTTACCGAAATGAATCGTAATTTATGA